Proteins from one Heptranchias perlo isolate sHepPer1 unplaced genomic scaffold, sHepPer1.hap1 HAP1_SCAFFOLD_857, whole genome shotgun sequence genomic window:
- the LOC137319527 gene encoding LOW QUALITY PROTEIN: serine protease FAM111A-like (The sequence of the model RefSeq protein was modified relative to this genomic sequence to represent the inferred CDS: deleted 6 bases in 4 codons; substituted 1 base at 1 genomic stop codon), which produces MMKIGLTLPNCGKGPPPREKGGPIPGPATKASEETGNLPEVTTDEGLGHSGEGRVKEFSFGLGGGGREESTEHVVRGAPDENLRSALLSSEVIREERERNKRKELHLIGRREFKGAVNLGMPCKCLPDEAHFEVRFYLDNGVLRYRNADSSSKECIIFRVQSTGKSTGRLGTGPRRIIECESLRAAGFDLCIFFPPFAGETIREALCSDGRFAAQRHRSLRVEPGRRGGDLCRPPSPSTAWAARAPKSDRARGGARRGADPGESRGEGERGRRRNSLRSALAEEVDEYLGAKGGVRKCKQRWNLMEEELGKITSEAMTVTVHEMLVQLSESVGFIGWNNNGNRGTASCFHLAEGYVLTCYHVVKVIVGDGVPENEWETPIQKSAMIIFTDKDGRPTNAWHQVHPWFQVYCPDLDYASLKLEIPNGQEPRLPQGPSPRASRRPPPGDDLMYIIGHPEGVCKSTDTCMVIPFQQRGTAVENHRGYMQVCTKHTFREIQSPGRITDNTCFFHGASGSPVFNSSGGPVGTRAGGXVYRDGRTKNSLIEFSPTAEAIAAHVKEHHPRDRQSLFAAADPGPGRSERSPG; this is translated from the exons ATGATGAAAATCGGCCTCACACTCCCGAATTGTGGAAAAggacccccaccccgtgagaaAGGAGGACCCATCCCTGGACCTGCCACAAAGGCCTCGGAGGAGACCGGTAACCTGCCAGAAGTGACCACGGACGAGGGCCTGGGGCACAGCGGAGAAGGCAGAGTGAAAGAATTCTCGTTCGgtctc gggggaggggggagggaagagagcacGGAGCACGTGGTTAGAGGGGCACCCGACGAGAACTTGCGTTCTGCTCTGCTGTCTTCAGAGGTCATCAGGGAAGAACGAGAGAGGAACAAGCGGAAGGAATTGCACCTAATCGGAAGAAGGGAATTCAAGGGCGCCGTCAACTTAGGAATGCCGTGCAAATGCCTGCCGGATGAAGCCCATTTCGAGGTGAGATTCTACTTGGATAATGGTGTGCTACGCTATCGGAATGCTGATTCTTCGAGTAAGGAATGCATTATATTCCGTGTCCAGAGCACTGGAAAATCGACTGGGAGACTTGGCACAGGTCCGAGGCGTATCATCGAATGCGAATCGCTGCGAGCCGCTGGCTTTGACCTgtgcattttttttcccccctttgcgGGCGAGACCATCCGAGAGGCGCTGTGCAGCGACGGAAGATTCGCTGCACAGCGTCATCGGTCATTGAGAGTGGAGCCTGGGCGGCGGGGCGGAGATCTCTGCCGTCCACCCTCGCCGTCAACGGCCTGGGCGGCACGCGCTCCGAAGTCCGACCGAGCAAGAGGAGGTGCGAGGCGGGGCGCCGATCCCGGCGAGagccgaggggagggggagcgcggcAGAAGGA GGAATTCACTGCGCAGCGCCCTGGCGGAGGAGGTCGATGAATACTTG GGGGCTAAAGGAGGCGTCAGGAAGTGTAAACAGAGGTGGAATCTGATGGAGGAAGAGCTTGGAAAGATCACAAGTGAAGCAATGACCGTTACAGTGCACGAAATGCTGGTGCAGTTGAGCGAGTCAGTTGGATTCATTGGATGGAATAACAACGGGAACAGAGGCACTGCCTCCTGTTTCCACCTCGCTGAGGGTTACGTCCTGACGTGTTACCACGTGGTGAAGGTGATCGTAGGGGATGGTGTGCCTGAGAACGAGTGGGAGACGCCAATACAGAAAAGCGCCATGATAATCTTCACCGACAAAGATGGACGTCCCACCAATGCCTGGCATCAAGTGCACCCATGGTTCCAAGTCTACTGCCCAGATCTTGATTATGCCTCGTTAAAATTAGAGATTCCCAATGGCCAGGAACCAAGGCTGCCACAAGGCCCGTCACCCAGGGCAAGCAGACGACCCCCCccaggggatga tcttatgtacataaTAGGTCACCCTGAAGGAGTTTGTAAATCCACCGATACTTGCATGGTCATCCCTTTCCAACAGCGAGGGACAGCGGTTGAAAATCATAGAGGCTACATGCAAGTATGCACGAAGCACACTTTCAGAGAAATCCAAAGTCCAGGCAGGATCACCGACAATACTTGT TTTTTCCACGGGGCCTCTGGCTCCCCTGTATTCAATTCCTCGGGCGGGCCCGTGGGGACGCGCGCTGGAGGATAGGTCTATCGCGACGGCCGCACCAAGAACAGCCTGATCGAATTCAGTCCGACCGCTGAAGCCATCGCTGCCCACGTGAAGGAGCATCACCCGCGCGATCGCCAATCGCTCTTCGCCGCGGCTGACCCGGGCCCAGGGCGATCCGAGCGTTCTCCCGGCTGA